The stretch of DNA CGGTGGATCACGCCGCTGCGGTCGCGGTGGCCTGTTCGTCGTATTCGCGCAGCATCCGCATGACGGTAGCCGGTGACGGGTGCTGGCCCTTCTTCTTGCCGCTGGTGATGACGAGCTTCGCGGCCATGTCGCGCAGGCTCATACCTTGATCCCGGTAGTGCAGGGCCATGGCGAGCATGTCCGGGTCGGCGACGGTGGCGCCGCCGATGGCCTTGCCGCGTTTGCGGGCGGACTCGTGACCTTCGAGGGTGCGGTCGCGGATGTACTCGCGTTCCATGCCGGACAGCGCGGCGAGCACGGTGAACACGACCCCGGAGGGATCGTGCTGGCCCTGGAGCTCTCCGGTGAGGAACTCCAGCCCGACCTCGGACGCTTTGAGTTCTTCGGCGAGCGTGGCGAGGTCGATGCCGCGGCCGAGGCGCTTGTGCTCGTGGACGACGAAGGTGACCGCGACGCCGGAGGCGCGCAGTTCCCGCGCGAGCGTGACGGCCCTGTCCAGCTCGGGCCGCTTCGTGACCCGGGTGGAGATCTTCTCCGAGAAGACCCGGGTCACCCCGGCCTCGGCGAGGGAGTCGAGCTGGGCGTCGAGGGACTGCCGGGCGGTGGAGGCGCGGGCGTAGCCGAGGCGGACGTGCCCAGTCGGCTCGGCGCCGGCGGCACGCGGCCGCGGCAGCTCCACCCAGGCCGTGCCGGGCTTGCGTACGGGCGGGGTGGGCACGTTGAGCGTCTTGGCGAGCTGAGGCACCAGGCGGAAGCAGGCGGTGTGGTACTGCACGGCGACCTTGCCCTTGCCGGTCCGGCACGGCGAGCCGGCCGGGGCGGCGCAGGACGACATCGGGCAGGTGTGCGCCTCAACGAGGGTGTGGGGGGCCGGACTCACCCCGGATCGTTTCATGAGGGCGTTTCATCTGTCCCCCTTTTTGCGACAACTCATGAAACATGATCACCGCAGGTCGTGCGCCGCGGGTCGGGGTGTTTCACAGGTGAACACCTATGAAACAGGGCCGCGTGCTCAGCGGGTGGCGCGTACGGCGGCAAGCCGGTAGCCGCGGGCTTGATGCGCCGGGACGAGCTCCTCCACCGCCCGCTTGCCGGGCCCGCTCGCCATGGAACGTCTCGCCGGCGCCGCCTTGGACGCTCACCCGCTGACCGTCGGCGGACGCGATGAGGGTGACGGTGACTTCGTCGCCGTCGGTGTCGCGGACCAGCTGCCACTCGCTCCGGCTCTCGCCCGGGACGTGCGCGCGCACCTCCACCCGGAAGACAGGTACGTCGCGGGCCTGGCCCGTGGTGCTCTGCCACTCGCCGGCCACCGCGTGGCCGAGGCGGGCGAGCGCGCGGTCCGGCTTAGGGCCTGTCCGGCCCTGATCCACCGCCGGAAAGATCATTGCTCTGCTCTGCCCCCGTATTCCATACTGAGTGCCGCCGCCGGAGACCCTGGCGGCGTTCAGGGGGAGATCATGCGTATTGCTCGTAAGGCAGGCGTCGCGCTGACCAGTCTCGTGATGGCCGGGGGCCTCGTCACCGCGACATCTGGCTCGGCTTCCGCCGCGACGGACGAGATCTGCACGTACCCGTCCGTCGATGTCTACAACGACGCCGGCAAGTGGGCCGGCTCCGGTCTGTGGAGTGCGAACCCCGGCTGTGGCGTGACGGGGGACACCCTCGGCGCCTTCGACGCCACCGCCGACGGATATGGCGTCGTCGCCCATCTGAGCGCGCCCGACGGCAGCATCCCCGAACGTGTGGTCAGCACCTCCGGCCACAATTCGCCTTACACCGCCTGGAAGAGCGGCAACCTGCCCGAGGGCCATCAGTACATCATGTGGGCCTGCCTGACGAAGGGCGGCGTCACGTCCCACTGCTCGAAGACCAAGATCGTGACCTCCTGACGCTCGCGTCCGATGACGGCTTGCGTTTGACGGCTTTCGTCTGACGGGTCGCGTCTCCCTCGCCGGGTGAGCCCCGGCCGCCGCGGTGGATTCCGCGGCGGCCGGGGCTTTCGGCTGGGACGCCGGTGGTCTCGCCCCTCTCGGGCCGACCGACGTGCGGCGTCCGGTGTCCGCCGTCCGGCGTCAGGCCGCCGTGGTGGCCGCTACCCCGAGGTGCCGGGCGAGGAAGCGGGCCGCACTGTCGGCCTCGAACCTGGGCAGGTCGAAGTGGAGGCTCGCGTTCCGCGCCGCCCACCGCGTCCCGGACCCCGGCGGGTGGGTGCAGGGTCGTGGGCGGCGGCAGGCGGGCGGGCGTCATCGTCCCACCCGCTGTGTCAGGTTGAGCAGGTACTGCTTGCGGTCCAGTGGGTTGTGGTCGGTGCGTGGGCGCTCGGGGACCGTGTCGCCCGTGACCGGCGCGTAGTGGTCGAAGGCGCTCTCCAGGTCCCCCTCACCGCGGGTCAGCCCCGGCAGGCGCTGCTCCAGCGCGTGCACCCGGGCGGCCGGGACGCCGCCCTCCAGAAGGCACACGGATCCGTGGGTGACGGTCGTCCGCGGCACGGCTCGCAGTGCGGACAGCACCGGCAGCAGGGCGCCGAGCGTGTCCGCCGGGACCTCGGCGCGGAAGCGGTGCACCGGCTCGTGGACCAGCGTGCCCGCGCGGCGCAGCGCCTCGATCAGCACCAGCGGGGTCAGGCCCCGGAAGTCGGCCCCAGTGCTGGACATGCTCTTGTCGAAGCCCTGGTGGGCGTGGCTCTGCCGGGGCGAGTAGCCGCAGTGGGTCAGGGTCACCGTGCAGTCGATGACCGGCCAGCCGTGCAGCCCCTGCCCGAGGGTCTCGCACACGGTGTCCTCCACCGCCTTGAAGAAGGCGTACGGCATCGAGCCCAGTTCGACCTCCAGGCGGAAGTCCACCCCGGAGCCGGCCGGCGCGCGGTCGACGCGCAGCCCGACGGTGGCCAGGAAGGGGTTGCCGTCCTTCTTGTTGAACTCGACGGCCGCACCTGTGCCCACCGGCCGCTCGACGCACAGCGGGGTGGTCTCCCGGAAGGTGACGCACAGTCCGAACTCGTCGGCGAGCGTGGACTGGAGGACCTCCTTCTGCACCTCCCCGTACAGGGACACGGAGGTCTCCTGCCGCGCCTCGTCGTGGCGCAGCCCGATCAGCGGGTCCTGTTCGGCCAGTCGGGTGAGTGCGAGGTGCAGGGCCCCGCCGCCCACGCCGGGGCCCGGTACGACGACGGTCTCCAGGGTCGGCGGCGCGAAGAAGTGCTCGTAGGCCTTGCCGGGCTCGCCGACCGTGTCGCCGATCCGGATGTCGGCCAGGCCCCACAGTCTGGCGATGCGGCCCGCGGACACGGCGTCGGCGCGGACGTCGGTGCCGTGGTCGAACACGCCGATCGCGGTGACCCTGCCCTCCGTGCGGGCGTCGCCGTAGGGGACGCGGTCGCGTACCCGGAGGGTGCCGGAGAACATCCGCGCGTACGCCACCTTCTCCCCCGCGAGACCCCGCTCGACCTTGAACACGGTGGCCGAGACGGGCCCGTCGGGGTCGCCGCCCGCGGCGGGCAGCAGTTCCTTGACGCCGCCGATCAGCGCGTCCACTCCGGCACCGGTGATCGCGGAGCCGAAGTACACCGGGTGCACGAGGGCCTGCCGGGTCTGGGCGGCGAGGGCGGCGCGCAGGCGGTCGGCGCGGAGGGTGCCGTCGACGTACGCGGCCAGCAGATCGTCGTCGTGCTCGGCGAGGACGTCCGGCGCGGACGGGCCGAGGCCGGGCACGAAGCGGGCCTCGCGGGCGCCGATTCCCGTCACCCGCCCCATGGGTACGACCGCCGGTGTCAGCCGCCGGGCGACGGCACTCAGCAGTTCCTCCTGCCGGGCGCCCCGCCGGTCGATCTTGTTGACGAAGAGCAGGGTCGGGATGCGCAGCCGCCGCAGGGTGCGCATCAGGACGCGCGTCTGCGCCTGGACGCCCTCGACGGCGGAGACCACGAGTACCGCGCCGTCGAGCACGCCCAGCACCCGCTCCACCTCGGCGATGAAGTCGGGGTGGCCGGGGGTGTCGATGAGGTTGACGGTCACGTCGTCGACCGGGAAGGAGACGACGGCGGACTTGATGGTGATGCCGCGCTGCCGCTCCAGCGCGAGGGTGTCGGTCCGCGTACTGCCGGCGTCGACGCTGCCGAGCGCGTCGATCACCCCCGCGGAGTGCAGCAGCCGTTCGGTCAGACTGGTCTTACCCGCGTCGACGTGCGCGAGGATGCCGAGGTTGAGCAAGTGCACTGGGCGTCATGTCCTTCTTGATGGCGGGGATTCCTTCCGGGGTGGACATGGACGCTGTGCGCATGGGTGCTCCTCGTTCGGTGACGACGTGATGACGTGCAGTGCAGCAGAGCCGAAGCGCCGGGGCAATGGATTAACGGTCAACGACGCCTGTCGCACCACTCGCCCGCGCCCTGACACGGTCATAGAGTGACGTACACCACACGGTCGACGACATTTCCCCCACCCATGCCCATACGGCCCCGGAGGGAACATGACCCATATCTCGGTCACGGTGGACGGCACGGCCTACGAGGACGAGGTGGAACCCCGTCTGCTCCTGGTCCACTATCTGCGCGACCGCCTCGGACTGACCGGTACCCCGATCGGCTGCGACACCTCGAACTGCGGAGCCTGCACGGTCGAGTTGGACGGCGCGAGCGTCAAGAGCTGCACGGTGCTGGCCGTCCAGGCGGATGGCGGCGAGGTGACCACGGTGCAGGGACTGGCCAGGGACGGCGAGTGGACGGAGCTGCAGCGCGCGTTCCACGAGCGGCACGCGCTGCAGTGCGGCTACTGCACCCCCGGGATGATCATGGCCGCGCGCGATCTGCTGCGCGAGAACCCCCACCCCGGCTCCGACGAGGTGCGCAAGGCGCTGGAGGGCAACCTGTGCCGGTGCACCGGCTACCAGAACATCGTCCGCGCGGTGCTCGCCGTCGCCGAGGGGGAGACGGCCGCCGGCGAGCGGACCGGGTCCGCCCAGGAGGTGACGGCATGACCGACCAGGCCGTCGAACGCGAGGTCGGCAGGGCCCGGCTCCGCAAGGAGGACGCCCGGCTGATCACCGGGCAGACCAACTGGACCGACAACATCACCGTCACCGGACTGCTGCACCTGGCCGTCCTGCGAAGCCCCATGGCGCACGCCCGCATCGAACACATCGACGTCTCCCCCGCCCTCGAACGCCCCGGCGTCGTCGCCGCCTTCAGCGGCCGCGACCTCGCCGGGGGACTGGGGTCGCTGCCCTGCGCCTGGCCGGTCACCGAGGACATGGTGCTGCCGGACCATCCGCCGGTCGCGGTCGACGAGGTGCGCCACGCAGGTGACCCGGTGGCGGTCGTGGTGGCCCGTGACCGGTACGCGGCGGCCGACGCGCTGGAGGCAGTCGAGGTCGACTACGAGCCCCTGCCGCCGGTCCTGGACCTGGAGGAGGCGCTCGCCGACGACTCCCCGCTGGTCCACGCCGACAAGGGAACCAACCGCGCCTATGTGTGGCCGCTGAGGACCGGCGAGGACTTCGAGGCGGTCAAGCAGCGCGCCGACATCGTCCTGCACCGCCGCTACCGGCAGCAGCGCCTCATCCCCAACGCCATGGAGCCGCGCGCGGTCGTCGTCACCCCGCTGGCCGCCTCCGGGGAGTTCACGGTGTACTCGGCGACGCAGATCCCGCACATCCTGCGGATCATGCTCTCGGTGGTCACCGGCGTGCCCGAGCACAAGCTGCGGGTGATCGCCCCCGACGTGGGCGGCGGCTTCGGCTCCAAGCTCCAGGTGTACGGCGAGGAGGCCATCGCGGTCGAGGTCGCGCGCAGGCTGGGACGACCGGTGAAGTGGACCGAGTCCCGCTCCGAGGGCTATCTGGCCACCCACCACGGCCGCGGCATGATCCAGGACATCGAGATCGCCGCGACCCGCGAGGGCCGGCTGCTCGGTCTCAAGGTGGACCTGATCGCCGACATGGGCGCCTATCTGATGCTGGTCACTCCCGGCATCCCGATCCTGGGCGCCTTCATGTACCCGGGGATCTACAAGATGGACTCCTACGAGTTCAACTGCACCGGTGTGTTCACCACCCGTACCCCGACCGACGCCTACCGCGGCGCCGGGCGCCCGGAGGCCACGTACGCCATCGAGCGGGCCATGGACGAACTCGCCGCCGAGGTCGGTCTCGACCCGGTGGAGGTGCGGCGGCGTAACTGGATCCGGCACGAGGAGTTCCCGTACGCCTCGATCGCGGGCCTGACCTACGACAGCGGGAACTACGAGGCGGCGACCGAGAAGGCGCTCGCCCTGTTCGGCTACGACGACCTGCGCGCCGAGCAGCAGCAGCGCAACGAGCGCGGGGACGGCGTGCGCCTGGGCATCGGCGTGTCGACGTACACGGAGATGTGCGGGCTGGCGCCGAGCCGGGTGCTGCGGGACCTGAGGTACTCGGCCGGCGGATGGGAGGCGGCGAGCATCCGCATGCTGCCCACCGGCAAGGTCGAGGTGGTCACCGGCACCAGCCCGCACGGACAGGGGCACGTGACCTGCTGGAGCCAGATCGCCGCGGACGTGCTGGGTGTGCCGTTCGAGGACGTTGAGGTGCTGCACGGCGACACCCTGGCGGCGCCTCAGGGCATGGACACCTACGGCTCGCGCTCGCTGGTCGTGGGCGGGTCGGCGGTGCACCGCGCCGCCGAGAAGGTGGTGGACAAGGCGCGGAAGGTCGCGGCGCACCTGCTGGAGGCGAGCGAGGACGACCTGGAGTTCAAGGGTGGCGTGTTCTCGGTGAAGGGCTCGCCGGAGGCGCGCAGGACCATCCAGGAGGTCGCCTTCGAGACGTTCACCTCGCACGACGTGCCCGACGGCATGGAGCCCACCCTCAACTCCGAGTACCTGCTCGACCCGGAGAACTTCTCCTACCCGCACGGCACCCATCTGTGCGCGGTCGAGGTCGACACCGAGACCGGGCAGACCCGTATCCGCTCCTACGTCTGCGTGGACGACGTGGGCCGGGTGATCAACCCGGTGATCGTCGAGGGGCAGGTGCACGGCGGACTGGCCCAGGGCATCGCCCAGGCGCTGTACGAGGAGGCCGTGTACGACGCGGAGGGCAACCTGGTCTCCGGCACGATGGCCGACTACCTGGTGCCGTCGGCGGCGGACCTCCCCGACTTCGTGACCGACCGGACCGAGACGCCCGCGGTCTCCAACCCGCTCGGCGCCAAGGGCGTCGGCGAGGCGGGCACGATCGCCTCGACGCCCGCCGTCGTCAACGCGATCGTGGACGCGCTGCGCCCGCTGGGCGTCCACGACGTGCGGATGCCGTGCACCCCCGAGCGGGTCTGGGAGGCCGTGCGGTCCGCGCAGGCGCGGTCGGCGCGGAAGGAGGCCTCGGCATGATTCCCCCCGCATTCGACTACGCCCGCCCGGCCAGCGTCGACGAGGCCGTGCGCACTCTCGCCGACGCGGGCGAGGACGCGAAGGTGCTGGCCGGCGGGCAGAGTCTGCTGCCCCTGCTGCGGCTGCGGCTGGCCTTTCCCGAACTCGTCGTCGACATCGGGCGGATCCCCGGGCTGCGCGGGGTCCGCGAGGACGGCGGCACGCTCGCCATCGGCGCGCTGACCACGCACCACGACGTCGTCCACGACCCGCTGGTGCGGCGGTACGCGGGCCTGCTGGCCCAAGCCACCGAGACGGTCGCGGATCCCGCCGTACGGCACCGGGGCACCCTCGGCGGCTCACTCGCGCACGCCGACCCGGCCGGGGACCTGCCCGCGGTGGCGCTGGCGCTGGACGCCGAACTGGTCGCCGAGGGGCCCGGCGGGCGGCGCGCGATCCCGGCGCGCGAGTTCTTCGCCGACTATCTGCAGACCGCGCTGGCCCCCGACGAGCTCCTGGTGGAGGTACGGGTGCCCAAACGGGAGGGCTGGGGCTACCGGTACGAGAAGTTCCACCGGGTGGCGCAGTCCTGGGCCATGGTCGGTGTCGCCGTGCTGGTACGGCGCGACGACCGGCGCATCGCGGAGGCGCGGATCGGGCTGACCAACATGGGGTCGACCCCGCTGCGGGCCGCCGCCGCGGAGGAGGCGCTGGCCGGTGCCGGGGACGCCGACTCGGTGGCGCGGGCGGCCCAGTCCGCGGCCGAGGGCACCCGGCCCTCGCGGGACGCGTCGGCCTCGCCCGAGTACCGGGCGCACCTCGCGCGGGTGCTGACCAAGCGGGCGGTCCTGGCCGCCGCCGGGATGGGGTGAGCGCCGATCACTTCCATCGACAGCCCCGAGCAGGTGCGCTCCCGTCTGGAGCAGACCGGCTACCTCGTCGACGACGGGCTCGCCATCGCCTGCTTCCTGGCGCTGCGGCTGCACCGGCCGGTCTTCTGCGAGGGCGACGCGGGCGTCGGCAAGACCGCGCTCGCCTCCGCCCTCGCCGAGGCGCTCGACGCGCCTTTGATCCGGCTCCAGTGCCACGAGGGGATCGACGCCTCGCAGGCGCTGTACGACTGGGACTTCCCCCGTCAGCTGCTGCATCTGCGGGCCGCCGAGGCCGCCGGGGTCAGGGACGCGGAGCGGCTGGAGCGCGAGCTGTACGACCGGCGGTTCCTGGTCGCCCGGCCGCTGCTGCGGGCCCTGCAGACCCAGCCGTCGGTGCTGCTGGTCGACGAGATCGACCGGGCCGACGACGAGTTCGAGGCGTTCCTGCTGGAGCTGCTGTCGGAGTTCCAGGTGACGATTCCGGAGCTGGGCACGCTGCGGGCCGAGGTGCCGCCGGTGGTCGTCCTGACCTCCAACCGCACCCGCGAGGTGCACGACGCGCTGAAGCGGCGGTGCCTGTACCACTGGTTCGACCATCCCGGCTTCGGCCGCGAACTCGCCATCGTCCGGCGCAGGTTGCCGCAGGTGTCGGCGCGGCTCGCGGAGCAGGTGACCGCGCTGGTGCAGGCCCTGCGC from Streptomyces sp. 6-11-2 encodes:
- a CDS encoding recombinase family protein, encoding MSSCAAPAGSPCRTGKGKVAVQYHTACFRLVPQLAKTLNVPTPPVRKPGTAWVELPRPRAAGAEPTGHVRLGYARASTARQSLDAQLDSLAEAGVTRVFSEKISTRVTKRPELDRAVTLARELRASGVAVTFVVHEHKRLGRGIDLATLAEELKASEVGLEFLTGELQGQHDPSGVVFTVLAALSGMEREYIRDRTLEGHESARKRGKAIGGATVADPDMLAMALHYRDQGMSLRDMAAKLVITSGKKKGQHPSPATVMRMLREYDEQATATAAA
- a CDS encoding translation factor GTPase family protein; this translates as MHLLNLGILAHVDAGKTSLTERLLHSAGVIDALGSVDAGSTRTDTLALERQRGITIKSAVVSFPVDDVTVNLIDTPGHPDFIAEVERVLGVLDGAVLVVSAVEGVQAQTRVLMRTLRRLRIPTLLFVNKIDRRGARQEELLSAVARRLTPAVVPMGRVTGIGAREARFVPGLGPSAPDVLAEHDDDLLAAYVDGTLRADRLRAALAAQTRQALVHPVYFGSAITGAGVDALIGGVKELLPAAGGDPDGPVSATVFKVERGLAGEKVAYARMFSGTLRVRDRVPYGDARTEGRVTAIGVFDHGTDVRADAVSAGRIARLWGLADIRIGDTVGEPGKAYEHFFAPPTLETVVVPGPGVGGGALHLALTRLAEQDPLIGLRHDEARQETSVSLYGEVQKEVLQSTLADEFGLCVTFRETTPLCVERPVGTGAAVEFNKKDGNPFLATVGLRVDRAPAGSGVDFRLEVELGSMPYAFFKAVEDTVCETLGQGLHGWPVIDCTVTLTHCGYSPRQSHAHQGFDKSMSSTGADFRGLTPLVLIEALRRAGTLVHEPVHRFRAEVPADTLGALLPVLSALRAVPRTTVTHGSVCLLEGGVPAARVHALEQRLPGLTRGEGDLESAFDHYAPVTGDTVPERPRTDHNPLDRKQYLLNLTQRVGR
- a CDS encoding (2Fe-2S)-binding protein; its protein translation is MTHISVTVDGTAYEDEVEPRLLLVHYLRDRLGLTGTPIGCDTSNCGACTVELDGASVKSCTVLAVQADGGEVTTVQGLARDGEWTELQRAFHERHALQCGYCTPGMIMAARDLLRENPHPGSDEVRKALEGNLCRCTGYQNIVRAVLAVAEGETAAGERTGSAQEVTA
- a CDS encoding xanthine dehydrogenase family protein molybdopterin-binding subunit is translated as MTDQAVEREVGRARLRKEDARLITGQTNWTDNITVTGLLHLAVLRSPMAHARIEHIDVSPALERPGVVAAFSGRDLAGGLGSLPCAWPVTEDMVLPDHPPVAVDEVRHAGDPVAVVVARDRYAAADALEAVEVDYEPLPPVLDLEEALADDSPLVHADKGTNRAYVWPLRTGEDFEAVKQRADIVLHRRYRQQRLIPNAMEPRAVVVTPLAASGEFTVYSATQIPHILRIMLSVVTGVPEHKLRVIAPDVGGGFGSKLQVYGEEAIAVEVARRLGRPVKWTESRSEGYLATHHGRGMIQDIEIAATREGRLLGLKVDLIADMGAYLMLVTPGIPILGAFMYPGIYKMDSYEFNCTGVFTTRTPTDAYRGAGRPEATYAIERAMDELAAEVGLDPVEVRRRNWIRHEEFPYASIAGLTYDSGNYEAATEKALALFGYDDLRAEQQQRNERGDGVRLGIGVSTYTEMCGLAPSRVLRDLRYSAGGWEAASIRMLPTGKVEVVTGTSPHGQGHVTCWSQIAADVLGVPFEDVEVLHGDTLAAPQGMDTYGSRSLVVGGSAVHRAAEKVVDKARKVAAHLLEASEDDLEFKGGVFSVKGSPEARRTIQEVAFETFTSHDVPDGMEPTLNSEYLLDPENFSYPHGTHLCAVEVDTETGQTRIRSYVCVDDVGRVINPVIVEGQVHGGLAQGIAQALYEEAVYDAEGNLVSGTMADYLVPSAADLPDFVTDRTETPAVSNPLGAKGVGEAGTIASTPAVVNAIVDALRPLGVHDVRMPCTPERVWEAVRSAQARSARKEASA
- a CDS encoding xanthine dehydrogenase family protein subunit M; translated protein: MIPPAFDYARPASVDEAVRTLADAGEDAKVLAGGQSLLPLLRLRLAFPELVVDIGRIPGLRGVREDGGTLAIGALTTHHDVVHDPLVRRYAGLLAQATETVADPAVRHRGTLGGSLAHADPAGDLPAVALALDAELVAEGPGGRRAIPAREFFADYLQTALAPDELLVEVRVPKREGWGYRYEKFHRVAQSWAMVGVAVLVRRDDRRIAEARIGLTNMGSTPLRAAAAEEALAGAGDADSVARAAQSAAEGTRPSRDASASPEYRAHLARVLTKRAVLAAAGMG
- a CDS encoding MoxR family ATPase gives rise to the protein MTSIDSPEQVRSRLEQTGYLVDDGLAIACFLALRLHRPVFCEGDAGVGKTALASALAEALDAPLIRLQCHEGIDASQALYDWDFPRQLLHLRAAEAAGVRDAERLERELYDRRFLVARPLLRALQTQPSVLLVDEIDRADDEFEAFLLELLSEFQVTIPELGTLRAEVPPVVVLTSNRTREVHDALKRRCLYHWFDHPGFGRELAIVRRRLPQVSARLAEQVTALVQALRAEDLLKPPGVAETLDWARALDALGANEVDAELAVVTLGSVLKYREDTDRARGLDFAAVLAGRGA